From the Trifolium pratense cultivar HEN17-A07 linkage group LG4, ARS_RC_1.1, whole genome shotgun sequence genome, the window CTGTAAAAGCAGTTTACCTAactctttttgaattttttttttttactttttaatattttcttccaCATCAAGTATTTCAGTGAGTGGTGGAGATGGTGACACTAAATATTACGCTATTTTTCTTCTAGCTTCCTCTCATTCGGTTTCGTTTCTCAAAGTGAGAAGCAAAGATGAGTGGTATTGTAAGTATTCTCAAGTTAGTTAGAGCAATCTTTGTGTTGTTGCACTTGGACCTTCTTTTCTCCAACTATGGTGGAGCTGTTGCTGATGCAAAACATGTTGGATGCACAGAGAAGGAGAGACATACCTTTTGCCTACTTGGGACAGTAAGAGTGATAATTGCTGTTCATGGGAAGGAATCGTGTGTAACAATCAAACTGTCCATGTTGAAATGCTTGATCTAAATGGcgatcagtttggtccttttcGAGGCAAGATCAACACATCATTGATGGAGTTGCAGCATTTAAAGCATTTGGACCTCGGTAAGAGTCATTTTTCAAACAGTATTTTTCCAGAATTATTTGGTTCTCTAAGCAACTTGAGATTCCTTGACCTCCAAGCTTCATTCATTGGCGGAAGAATTCCAAATGATCTTGCTCGTCTTTCACACTTGGAATATCTTCATCTTTCATTTAATGGCCTCATTAATGGTACAATCCCTCATCAACTTGAAAATCTCTCTCATTTGCAAAACCTTGATCTTAGCGGGAATCTTCTTGTTGGAATCATTCCTCATCAACTTGGAAGCCTTTCAAATTTACAGGTGCTTCATCTTGAATACAATATTTACCTCAATGTTGAAGGTGAGTGGCTTTCTAATCTCACTCTTTTAACCCATCTTGACTTAAGTGACTTACCGAGTCTCACTTCTTCTCATGTCTGGCTGCAAATGATTACTGAGCTTCCAAAAATACAAGAATTGaagctattttttatttttttttggtttttcaccaccagtttaatctggttcgggggtcagttctggcatcaagtggtttcagccccctcccgatcgcagttgtgggggatcaaGAATTGAAGCTATTTGATTGTGATCTTTCACATCCTTACCTTCTTTCTCTGTCCCCTtcacttttgaatttttctacTTCTCTTACAATCCTTGATCTTTCATATAATACCTTCTCATCATCCAAAATATTTGAATGGGTGTTTAATGCCACCTCAAACTTGACTACACTTGCTCTTCGCTATAACAACTTCAGAGGTACCATTCCATATGAACTACATGGTGGAACTAGTATGGAATCCTTTAGTGGCATATGTAGTTTACACTCACTGCAACTTTGATTATAACAATTTCAGTGAAGACATTTCAAcaattcttttcaatttttctggCTGTTCTAGATACTCATTGCAAGATTTGAGTTTAAGTGGCAACAAAATTACTGGCACATTTCCGGACCTTTCAATATTCCCATCTCTAATAACAATTGATTTTTCAAGTAATCTGTTAAGTGGGAAGGTGCTAGATGCTGTCAAATTTCTTCCATCTAAATTGGAGTCTTTGACATTTCAATTCAACTATTTGGAAGGTGGAATTCCATATTCATTTGGTAACCAATGTTCATTAAGTTCACTAGACCTGTCAAATAACAAGTTGAATGAAGATCTTTCAGTGATGCttcataaatatatttcatttgtttctttgtttattttatttcactCAAACTCAAGTATGTCCTTGATCACTTTGTAATTTCCACGGGTAAAGTTTGTATAAACATCTCATGTTGAACTATTTGCATATCTTTGTTGAAGAAAGGTAGCAGAACAAGTAACTATGATCAAACTCAGtcatatcttttatttatttatttctttgtcTATTTGATTTCCCTCGAACTCAATCATCTCCAATTGTACTTTGTCCTCTAATGACTTTGTACTTTTCACAGGAAAAGTTTGTCTAAGCACCTCCAATTGAACCATTTGCAACTTTGTTGAAGAAAGGTAGCAGAACTAGTACCTTCTCTGATCACATAGAAATAAAGGAGTTCAAAGTTCTTTGTTATACATGAATAATTTAAATAATCAATTTGTGAAGCATATATGCTGtgagattaatatttttaatctgtAAAAGTTATATTTATGTAATGATGCTACTCTTAGTCTTGCTTCACTTTTCTAGTATGGTGTATGAATGTTATTTTTCCCTGTGCCATTTGAGATCATAACACACTTTTCTAGTATATTTGTATGAATATAATgttgtttgagaaaaaaatttgtgatttaattgcaattttttgtgtaattcttaattattttttatttctatgaCAATTTTATTTATGGTTATTGAAAAAGTTTATTAACTTTgtgtttaatgtttttattgtttGGCATTCTTTAAATTGGTTAACTTTTCATATTGAGATTTGAGATACCTAAATTGAATTTGTAGATATGTACCaaatttgtttttgaatttgtgaatactttaaaataagaaatttttgcCTTTGTAGTACGTATAAGAATAGATGCAAACTctgtcacaaaaaaaataaaaaataatagatgcAAATTCATGAAATTAATTCACAATTGTTGTTCACTCATGCTTAATTTTAATCTTAAATTCAGTAAGGAATTAGGAGTAAGTTTTTAATTAAAGATTTTGTCACTAAGGAATTTTAGCACCAATAAGTTAGAgaattcaataataatttaataaatcaaATTAGAATTTCAAGATATGAGTCTAGTTCAGCCTGACAGTTTTTATTCTTATTAAATGTTGTTGTAACCTTTAGGTCTATTATGAGTTTTATCGATATTTAAGTTAATAATTATATTGGCTCAAAaagttaataattatattaagtttATAAATTtcttgctttaaaaaaaaatttaaacaatttCTTTAGTCtttagaataaaataattaaatataagtgaaactattatttttttctcataacatatattaaatcaataaatttatttttttaataattaaatcaataaatttgttttagtaAAACTATTGTCCCGAGtatacttttaaataaattataattaatttgttctaattatcaaaaaaaataatttgttttttatagaataattttttgttctaaTTGATCTGTTCTaattattcctatttttaagaatatcgtatttttattgtatttatcgtatatttctatatttttgtatttatcttatattctttcaataacaaaaattagtgaaattacaatgaagaataCAAAATTTGGATTGTGGTTGATCCTACCAAGAATAAATTACTAAGTTTAGTAGTAATTATTtttaaggcttaactacacatttggtcccttacatttattttaggtttcaatttggtctcttgcgtttaaaaagtatcaatttggtcccttacgtttattttaggtttcaagttagtcctttgactcctttccgttagttttgtcactaacaccgtttgaacagtacacgtgtcagcgtgtcaaagtgccacgtgtcagtccacgtatgcaaattgactgccacatgtgacaaaattgacggaaaggactaacttgaaacctaaaataaacgtaagggaccaaattgatactttttaaacgtaagggaccaaattgaaacctaaaataaacgtaagggaccaaatgtatagttaagcctatttttaatatattagatagAAGTAGATTAGATATATTAGAAgtagattattattattctgtcaaaaaaaaaagtagattattattagattagattattagaatctatccaaaaaaaaagattagatTATTAAAAGTAGATATATTTTTTGGGGCTTGCTTGTTTGGCAagtttcgttttttttttttttttaaatgaagattcgGCTTCGGCAGTTGGAAAgcccaatattttaatattatatatatatatatatatatatatatatatatatatatatatatatatatatatatatatatatatatatatatatatttgtattagTATAAATTGACAAAGTGAATATATTTCAACCCTAATTattgattgaaaatatatataacacaCATCAGCCGCAACAATACAATACACACTACTTCTCTGTTCATTTAGTTCTTTTTCTCTTCTGCGTTTGTTTTCTGCGTTTGATCACAACATGGGATTCCAAGCTTCAGGTATGCTTCTTTTATTCCAATTACTCAAGAAACTTTTCAGGCATTGTGTGATTTTGCACCCTAAATTGTGTAATCAAACATGATTATTAAATTTGCATGTGTTGGATTGCAGGGTCATTCAAGTCAAGGGAGGATCATCGAAAACAGATTGAGCTTGAGGAAGCCCGTAAAGCTGGACTTGCACCTGCTGAGGTTGATGAAGATGGAAAGGATATCAATCCTCATATTCCTCAGTATATGTCATCTGCACCTTGGTATCTTAATGCTGATCAGAGAcctgtaagtttttttttttttttcttttttagagacatattattattattaaggtTTAACTATAGATttggtttattttaagtttcaatttggtctcttaataaagtatcaatttggtctcttaggTTTCCACCGTTTTCATTTAGttgttagttttgtcactaacattGAACTATACACGTGTCAAAACAAACTGTCCGTCCACATATACAAACGTGTGTATCCAAGTGTCCACGAGTCggtccacatatgcaaactgtttgccacatgtgacaaaacaAACTGATGCAAACGGTagaaacgtaagagaccaatttgatactttttaaagGTAAGGGAAAGGTAGGACCAAATCTATAGTTAAAcctattattaataatatattttctgtttaaacaaaaaaaaaactaacaaatttttttctgtTCCAATGTAGAGTTTGAAACATCAAAGGAATTGGAAATCTGATTCCAATTGCTCTAAATCCTGGTACGATAGAGGTGCTCAACTTTTCCATGCCAGCAACTATAGGAAAGGTGCATGTGAGAATTGTGGAGCTATGACACATGTTGCCAAGACATGCATGGAAAGATCACGAAAACTAGGAGCAAAGTATACAAACAAGAACATTGCTGCAGATGAAAAGATTGAAACTATTGAGCTTGACTATGATGGCAAACGGGATAGATGGAATGGGTATGATCCGTCAACATACGCTGGAGTCATTAACATGTATGAAGCCAGAGATAATGCTCGAAACAAGTTCCTGAAGGAACAACAAGTAAAGAAATTGGAGAAGGATAGTGCTGCAATTGATGAAGACGATTTAAGGATAGATGATGAGACTAAGGTTGATGAAAGCAAACAAATGGACTTTGCAAAGGTTAAGAAGCGTGTACGAACAACAGATGGTGGGTGTACAGGAACTGTGAGGAACCTACGTATTCGAGAAGACACTGCAAAATATCTTCTCAATTCTGCAAATTATTATGACCCCAAGTCAAGGTCCATGCGTGAAGATCCTTTTCCAGATACAGATCCAAATGAAACGTTTCGCTTGGGTGATAACCGATATATAAATAGTGGTCAAGCTTTGGAATTCAAGGAATTGAACATCTATGCTTCCCAAGTATTTGACAAGGGACAAGATGTTCACTTGCAAGCAGCTCCTTCCCAAGCAGAATTGCTTTATAAGAATTTCAAGGCCGCGAAGGAGAAATTGAAATCACAAACAAAAGAAACTATTATCGAGAAGTATGGAAATGTAGCTAACGAGGACAAACTCCCAAGAGAGCTTCTGTTGGGTCAGACTGAAATGCAAGTTGAGTATGATCGTGCTGGTAAAATTATTAAGGGACAGGAAATTGCAATCCCTAAAGGCAAGTATGAAGAAGATGTTTACATCAACAACCACACAACTGTTTGGGGCTCGTGGTGGAAGGATCACCAATGGGGTTTTAAGTGTTGCAAGCAGACGATACGCAGGAGCTATTGTACAGGTACTGCTGGCATTGAGGCTGCTGAGGCTGCAAGTGATCTTATGATGGCTAATATGGCACGTCATTAGATTGCTGCAGTTTCATACGCCGGCACATTATTCAGGGACGTATCTAGTAACATAACATAAGTATAAGAGAATCCTACGCTAGTTGGGAAAAATAATTTGTAACTCTGGTTCTACATGTCTTATTGAAATTAATGAAGAAGTTTTCTTTGTGTTCTTCCTCCTTGCTTCTCTACGTCGTATGTGTTCTTactttgcatttaattttctgcatctgtgtgttttgtttttctgaTATTAGTAAAATATCTGTTAATTGGTAGTATTTCCGAGGGTTAATTAAGAAATTAAGGTAAAGAGTGCAAATTGAACTGTATTCCCTTGAAATGTGTTAGAATTGGTACTAATAAGTTAAAGATAAAAACAGAGTTTTGTAGTACAGAAACCTTTTGTGATGACAGGGTATCAACAGAAATTATAGATAACATgccataaaacaatacaacatACGAAGTTTTAAATTGTTTATCCCTTGTGTGTTCAAATCCATGTAGTTCAAATCTGAATTCATTCTGTTAAGATGCAAATTACAATAATTCCAAATTAAGCTGGAACTGGTTGTCTTTAAGATGGTTCAAAAACTGGAACTGGTTGTCTTTAAGTCTAGTTTCTACGAGAAAAATGAGGTCAGGTTGCTGAATGGACAGAAACTTTTTGAGGGCTCTCACTGTTCTAGGGTTGCCAAGCCCTTGAACATTCCAGGAGAGGAATTTCATGGCCGTGGGCTGGCCTGCATAGTGCAGTGTCGACCCTCGAGTTTTCCTCCATTTTTTGTCTGTTTTCTTGGGTTATTTGATCCTGCAGAGAGCACCTTCTGCTGGTCCTTCCAGTTGCATAGGTTCTTGACTGGTCCACCTTAGAGGATTACTTCAACTTATCTTTTGAGAAGGATGAATTGATATTTTCATTGCATTGAATATCAGATAAAACGTCGGAACTTTTTTGATAT encodes:
- the LOC123920325 gene encoding pre-mRNA-splicing factor SLU7-A-like — encoded protein: MGFQASGSFKSREDHRKQIELEEARKAGLAPAEVDEDGKDINPHIPQYMSSAPWYLNADQRPSLKHQRNWKSDSNCSKSWYDRGAQLFHASNYRKGACENCGAMTHVAKTCMERSRKLGAKYTNKNIAADEKIETIELDYDGKRDRWNGYDPSTYAGVINMYEARDNARNKFLKEQQVKKLEKDSAAIDEDDLRIDDETKVDESKQMDFAKVKKRVRTTDGGCTGTVRNLRIREDTAKYLLNSANYYDPKSRSMREDPFPDTDPNETFRLGDNRYINSGQALEFKELNIYASQVFDKGQDVHLQAAPSQAELLYKNFKAAKEKLKSQTKETIIEKYGNVANEDKLPRELLLGQTEMQVEYDRAGKIIKGQEIAIPKGKYEEDVYINNHTTVWGSWWKDHQWGFKCCKQTIRRSYCTGTAGIEAAEAASDLMMANMARH